The following DNA comes from Thermococcus sp..
ACCGCTGTCTCCAGATGACGCCGGTCTTGGCTTGGTGCACCCATAACTGTATCTTCTGCTGGCGCCCGATGGAGGGTTTCCTAGGAACTGAACTTCCACAGCCGTGGGATGACCCAGCGTTCATAGTCGAGGAGAGCATAAAGGCCCAGAGGAAGCTTTTGGTTGGTTACAAGGGCAATCCAAAGGTTCCGAAGGAGAAGTTTGAAGAGGCGTGGAACCCGAAGCATGCGGCAATAAGCCTCTCCGGCGAGCCCATGCTTTACCCTTACATGGGTGACCTCGTTGAGGAGTTCCACAAGAGGGGTTTTACCACATTTATAGTCACCAACGGTACCGTTCCGGAAAGGCTTGAGGAGATGATTAGAGAGGACAAGCTACCGACTCAGCTCTACGTCTCCCTAACCGCTCCTGATGTAGAGACGTACAACAGGGTAAACGTCCCCATGATTCCCGACGGCTGGGAAAGGATTAAGGAGACGCTAAAGCTCATGCGCGACGCGAAAACGAGGACTGTGATAAGGTTGACGCTTGTGAAGGGCGAGAACATGCACAGTCCAGAGAAATACGCCGAGCTGATTAAGATGGCTAACCCGATGTTCGTAGAGGCAAAGGCTTACATGTTCGTCGGCTTCTCAAGGAACAGGCTCACGATAAACAATATGCCCCGCCATGAGGAAATCAGGGCCTTTGCTG
Coding sequences within:
- the twy1 gene encoding 4-demethylwyosine synthase TYW1, with amino-acid sequence MAIVVKANPNMPEEIALLFRKQHYELVGRHSGVKLCHWLKESLTKGRFCYKQKFYGIASHRCLQMTPVLAWCTHNCIFCWRPMEGFLGTELPQPWDDPAFIVEESIKAQRKLLVGYKGNPKVPKEKFEEAWNPKHAAISLSGEPMLYPYMGDLVEEFHKRGFTTFIVTNGTVPERLEEMIREDKLPTQLYVSLTAPDVETYNRVNVPMIPDGWERIKETLKLMRDAKTRTVIRLTLVKGENMHSPEKYAELIKMANPMFVEAKAYMFVGFSRNRLTINNMPRHEEIRAFAEELVKHLPGYHIEDEYEPSRVVLIMRDDVDSRGRGLEGRFIRD